Proteins encoded within one genomic window of Haladaptatus sp. QDMS2:
- a CDS encoding DHH family phosphoesterase: MSTGITMASMSSYAILGCGSVGHAVAEELVGEGKEVLILDQDPGRVEALRDQDLNAKTADIREEDVIADLDQTDVILILSSDVAANREAVENIRERGGEQFIVVRASDPVSADELTKAGADVVINPSSVIADSALRALESGELEYKAEQLAEVIDDTQSKMAIITHDNPGPDSIASAVALQAIASARGVEADILYDGEIGHQENRAFVNLLGIDLVSQDDVKLDDYDTIALVDHAKAAENAVQLNADIFIDHYEPDPDYDAAFMDVRPNVSSTSTILTKYVQEFDLSLGKEVATALLYGIRAETLDFKRDTTPADLTAAAYLYPFADHDTLEQVESPSMSPETLDVLAEAIRNRDVKGSHLVSNAGFIRDRDALTQAAQHLLNLEGITTTAVFALDDDTIYLAARSKDIRLNIRNVLQDAFGELGEATGHSTDASVAIPLGIFTGIEATESNRDTLLQLVEEAVRRKLFQAMGVESGSSESGNGN; the protein is encoded by the coding sequence ATGAGTACAGGCATCACGATGGCTTCGATGTCGTCCTACGCGATTCTTGGCTGTGGTAGCGTCGGGCACGCCGTCGCCGAGGAGCTGGTGGGCGAGGGGAAAGAGGTCCTCATTCTCGATCAGGACCCCGGACGCGTAGAGGCCCTTCGCGACCAGGACCTGAACGCGAAGACGGCGGACATCCGCGAGGAGGACGTCATCGCAGACCTAGACCAGACGGACGTCATCCTGATTCTCTCTTCTGACGTCGCCGCGAATCGCGAGGCCGTAGAGAACATCCGCGAGCGCGGCGGGGAGCAATTTATCGTCGTCCGGGCATCTGACCCCGTTTCCGCTGACGAACTCACGAAGGCCGGCGCAGACGTGGTCATCAACCCGTCGTCGGTCATCGCCGATTCCGCCCTCCGCGCACTGGAAAGCGGTGAACTCGAATACAAGGCCGAACAACTGGCCGAGGTCATCGACGACACGCAGTCGAAGATGGCCATCATAACCCACGACAACCCGGGTCCGGACTCCATCGCGAGCGCGGTGGCGTTGCAGGCCATCGCTAGCGCCCGCGGCGTCGAGGCCGACATCCTCTACGACGGGGAAATCGGCCATCAGGAGAATCGCGCGTTCGTGAACCTCCTCGGCATCGACCTCGTCTCGCAGGACGACGTGAAACTCGACGATTACGACACCATCGCGCTCGTTGACCACGCAAAAGCCGCGGAGAACGCGGTTCAACTGAACGCGGACATCTTCATCGACCACTACGAACCGGACCCGGACTACGACGCGGCGTTCATGGACGTGCGCCCGAACGTCTCCTCTACGTCGACGATTCTCACGAAGTACGTCCAGGAATTCGACCTGAGCCTCGGCAAGGAGGTTGCCACGGCGTTGCTGTACGGCATTCGCGCAGAGACGCTCGACTTCAAGCGCGACACGACGCCCGCGGACCTGACGGCGGCGGCGTACCTCTATCCGTTCGCGGACCACGACACACTCGAACAGGTCGAATCGCCGTCGATGAGCCCCGAAACGCTCGACGTGCTCGCCGAAGCGATTCGCAACCGCGATGTGAAGGGGAGTCACCTCGTCTCGAATGCGGGATTCATCCGGGACCGCGATGCCCTCACGCAGGCCGCCCAGCACCTCCTGAACTTGGAGGGCATCACGACGACGGCCGTGTTCGCCCTTGACGACGATACCATCTATCTCGCAGCCCGGTCGAAGGACATTCGCCTCAACATCCGAAACGTCCTGCAGGACGCCTTCGGCGAACTCGGAGAGGCCACGGGCCACTCGACGGACGCGAGCGTAGCGATTCCACTCGGTATCTTCACGGGTATCGAGGCAACAGAGAGCAACCGGGATACGCTGCTCCAGCTCGTCGAAGAAGCGGTGCGCCGGAAGCTGTTCCAGGCGATGGGCGTCGAAAGTGGCAGCAGCGAAAGCGGAAACGGAAATTAA
- a CDS encoding phosphotransferase family protein, with amino-acid sequence MDDVPDARDVSDATLAEMVHAAMSGVEFETATPAERGFCSVYRATISQNETERVAYVKISPDGQTWGIPTEARIQALLTSHTSIPVPEVLWATDDHDTFPTPYFFMRPLPGEDVAYEHVTRMSDDALRRLARELGACLGELHSLPAVDGFGHVRVGGPELTNDRPSGDLDSLTVANPRSDWPTYLRERVESELDRHADSRFSDLTPDLQSHFDAGIDALSGPFDSVIGRNDHGLHNLLIDTETGALTAMLDWAYTLAVPAPFDFEFAVYLTSGAYLAGLPEVSDRRALVRDAMLAGYESAAPSGVAKVRELNPLYELLAMVRIMNDFRHLAHPDEFEADVMDWIRADVRAILEE; translated from the coding sequence ATGGACGACGTCCCCGACGCCCGCGACGTTTCCGACGCGACGCTCGCGGAGATGGTTCACGCCGCGATGTCGGGGGTGGAATTCGAGACCGCGACGCCTGCCGAACGGGGTTTCTGCTCGGTCTATCGGGCCACTATCTCGCAGAACGAGACGGAGCGAGTCGCGTACGTGAAAATCTCACCCGACGGGCAGACGTGGGGCATCCCGACCGAAGCCCGAATTCAGGCGCTGCTCACGTCGCACACGTCGATTCCCGTCCCCGAAGTGCTGTGGGCCACGGACGACCACGACACCTTCCCGACCCCGTACTTCTTCATGCGCCCCCTGCCCGGCGAAGACGTCGCCTACGAACACGTCACTCGGATGAGCGACGACGCCCTCCGACGACTGGCCCGCGAACTGGGTGCCTGCCTCGGGGAACTGCACTCGCTGCCCGCGGTCGATGGCTTCGGCCACGTTCGAGTCGGTGGCCCCGAGTTGACCAACGACCGCCCGAGCGGCGACCTCGACAGCCTCACCGTCGCCAACCCACGTTCTGACTGGCCGACGTACCTCCGCGAGCGCGTCGAGAGCGAACTCGACCGACACGCAGACTCTCGGTTCTCCGACCTGACGCCCGACCTCCAATCCCACTTCGACGCGGGCATCGACGCCCTTTCCGGGCCGTTCGACTCCGTTATCGGGCGCAACGACCACGGCCTGCACAACCTCCTCATCGACACGGAGACGGGCGCACTCACCGCGATGCTCGACTGGGCCTACACGCTCGCCGTCCCCGCCCCCTTCGACTTCGAGTTTGCCGTGTACCTGACCAGCGGAGCCTACCTCGCCGGACTCCCCGAGGTTTCGGACCGCCGGGCGTTGGTCCGAGACGCGATGCTCGCCGGGTACGAGTCTGCCGCACCCAGCGGCGTCGCAAAAGTTCGAGAACTGAACCCACTGTACGAGCTCCTCGCCATGGTCCGCATCATGAACGACTTTCGCCACCTCGCCCACCCCGACGAGTTCGAGGCGGACGTGATGGACTGGATTCGGGCCGATGTACGGGCGATTTTGGAGGAGTGA